In Sporocytophaga myxococcoides DSM 11118, the following are encoded in one genomic region:
- the prmA gene encoding 50S ribosomal protein L11 methyltransferase, whose amino-acid sequence MDFLQIIIPASEEIKEMLIAELDFLGFDSFQETEEGVEAYVQDDLFQEEQLKEVLCRYQDSPAYTVSKLEKKNWNEEWEKNFDPVRIEDQVLIRASFHHPDKNFPYEILINPKMAFGTGHHETTSLMIKAQLGLDHQGKTILDAGAGTGVLGIFAGMLGAKEITATDIDEWAFSNMIENAEINNIPNMKCLQGTMAELNLAKNKYEIILANINKNVLLDEIKLYALALNKSGYLLLSGFYTEDIEDIKSEALNRGLKFEKSFQKNNWACLMFQNS is encoded by the coding sequence TTGGACTTTCTTCAAATAATAATTCCAGCGTCAGAGGAAATAAAGGAGATGCTGATTGCTGAACTCGATTTTTTGGGTTTTGATTCCTTTCAGGAAACCGAAGAAGGAGTCGAAGCATATGTACAAGATGATCTTTTTCAAGAAGAACAATTGAAAGAGGTTTTATGCAGATATCAGGATTCTCCAGCTTATACAGTATCTAAACTTGAAAAAAAGAACTGGAATGAAGAATGGGAGAAAAACTTTGATCCGGTCAGAATTGAAGATCAGGTGCTCATCAGGGCATCATTTCATCACCCTGATAAGAATTTTCCGTATGAAATCCTGATCAATCCCAAAATGGCATTTGGTACAGGTCATCATGAAACTACCTCTTTAATGATCAAAGCTCAATTAGGACTTGATCATCAGGGAAAAACGATACTGGATGCAGGTGCAGGAACTGGAGTATTGGGTATATTTGCCGGAATGCTTGGCGCAAAAGAAATTACAGCAACAGATATTGATGAGTGGGCATTTTCCAATATGATTGAAAATGCAGAAATCAATAATATACCTAATATGAAATGTTTGCAGGGAACTATGGCAGAACTGAATCTTGCCAAAAATAAATATGAAATTATCCTGGCCAATATTAACAAGAACGTTTTGCTGGATGAAATCAAACTGTATGCATTGGCTTTAAATAAATCCGGATATCTGCTATTAAGCGGATTTTATACAGAAGATATTGAAGATATTAAATCAGAAGCATTAAACAGGGGCTTAAAATTCGAAAAGAGTTTTCAGAAAAATAACTGGGCATGCTTAATGTTTCAAAATTCCTGA